From the Clostridium putrefaciens genome, one window contains:
- a CDS encoding peptidoglycan-binding domain-containing protein: MTEKGRVQVQIFKQENYIPIEKAKVTIVEVGEEKLRRQSVVLTSDSSGFTMEVDVKTPPLENSMRPSDKLPYSFVDINVEAEGFKPVFIKGCQVYPDRVALQQVSMVPPSRNSRQTERLIVIPPNTLVGDFPPKIPEDPDKPLPPPPSGFVVLPSPVIPEYIVVHGGVPDDTTAPNYTVRFKDYIKNVASSEVFSTWSESTLRANIYCMISFSLNRVYTEWYRGKGKGFQITNSTAFDQAFNYGRNIYDNINRIVDEIFSTYVQRIGAKQPLLTQYCDGFNVQCPGWLTQWGSKSLGDSGRTPYEILTNFYGSDIILTTAEFVQGIPSSYPGRVLTIGSRGAAVKTVQTYLNRIAQNYPAINKQAVDGVYGEATKEAVRQFQSIFGFPATGMVDYPTWYKISDIYVAVTKISELRSSVGNTERTFFPPTTFEGYNKEHMPSFRYTD, translated from the coding sequence ATGACTGAAAAAGGTAGAGTTCAAGTTCAAATATTTAAACAGGAAAATTATATACCTATAGAAAAGGCGAAGGTTACAATAGTTGAGGTAGGGGAGGAGAAATTAAGGCGACAAAGTGTAGTTTTAACCTCTGATTCTTCAGGCTTTACTATGGAAGTAGATGTTAAAACTCCACCCCTAGAAAATTCAATGAGGCCATCCGATAAACTTCCATATAGTTTTGTTGATATAAATGTTGAGGCTGAAGGATTTAAACCTGTATTTATAAAAGGATGTCAGGTTTATCCTGATAGGGTAGCTCTTCAACAGGTTAGTATGGTACCACCTAGTAGAAATAGTCGTCAAACTGAAAGGCTTATAGTAATTCCTCCTAATACTTTAGTTGGTGACTTCCCACCTAAGATACCAGAAGATCCTGATAAGCCATTACCTCCTCCACCTAGTGGGTTTGTAGTTCTTCCAAGTCCTGTAATACCAGAATATATAGTAGTGCACGGAGGGGTGCCTGATGACACTACAGCACCTAATTATACTGTAAGATTTAAGGACTACATCAAAAATGTAGCTTCTAGTGAGGTGTTTTCTACTTGGTCTGAAAGTACTTTAAGGGCAAATATATATTGTATGATATCTTTTTCTTTAAATAGGGTATATACGGAGTGGTATAGGGGAAAAGGTAAGGGATTTCAAATAACAAATTCAACAGCTTTTGATCAAGCCTTTAATTATGGAAGAAATATTTATGATAACATAAATAGAATAGTAGATGAGATATTTTCTACTTATGTACAAAGAATTGGTGCAAAGCAACCTTTGCTAACACAATATTGTGATGGCTTCAATGTTCAGTGTCCAGGATGGCTTACTCAGTGGGGGAGTAAGAGTCTCGGGGATAGTGGGAGAACACCCTATGAAATATTAACTAACTTTTATGGAAGTGATATAATTCTTACTACTGCAGAATTTGTTCAAGGAATACCGTCCTCTTATCCTGGACGTGTTTTAACTATAGGATCTAGAGGGGCCGCAGTTAAAACGGTTCAAACCTATTTAAACAGGATAGCACAAAACTATCCAGCTATAAATAAACAAGCTGTAGATGGGGTGTATGGGGAAGCTACAAAAGAAGCGGTAAGACAATTTCAAAGTATATTCGGATTTCCAGCTACGGGAATGGTAGACTATCCAACTTGGTATAAGATATCAGATATTTATGTGGCGGTAACAAAGATAAGTGAGTTAAGATCAAGTGTAGGAAATACGGAACGTACATTTTTCCCACCTACCACTTTCGAGGGCTATAATAAAGAGCACATGCCAAGCTTTAGATATACGGACTGA